In the Opitutaceae bacterium genome, one interval contains:
- the ribF gene encoding riboflavin biosynthesis protein RibF — protein MSPLIRTGRIFQSLESVELEPRPIHLAIGMFDGLHLGHQSVIEAALHSARRVNGLAGVLSFWPHPSRLFHPENPTPQLMNPEDKGSFLLEAGLDFVVIHPFTRAFAELEAGEFLPFVRSRLSGLHSVYVGENWRFGRGRSGDVAELVRLARKEGLTVFSAPRINHNGEPISSTRIRGHLLKGEIAEANELLGYGYTSFGRVSEGRRLGRRLGFPTLNLVWRAELNPTFGVYVVRVHSADRSVVRDGIANFGLRPTLGLDQVEPTLEVHVLEDCPWGPGDDLRVEWLDFVRPERKFPDLEALRIQISRDIEVVRSAPARGGRS, from the coding sequence ATGAGTCCACTGATCAGGACGGGTCGCATCTTCCAGTCCCTTGAATCGGTCGAGTTGGAACCCCGACCGATTCACCTCGCCATCGGGATGTTCGACGGACTCCACCTGGGACATCAATCCGTCATCGAGGCGGCCCTGCATTCGGCGCGGCGAGTCAACGGTCTGGCCGGCGTATTGAGTTTCTGGCCACATCCGAGCCGGCTTTTTCATCCGGAGAATCCGACGCCGCAGCTGATGAATCCGGAGGACAAGGGGAGCTTCCTGCTTGAGGCAGGGCTCGATTTCGTAGTCATTCATCCATTTACGAGAGCCTTCGCCGAGTTGGAGGCGGGCGAATTCCTGCCCTTCGTCCGTTCCCGCCTTTCCGGCCTGCATTCCGTCTATGTGGGGGAGAACTGGCGGTTCGGGCGCGGTCGCAGCGGCGATGTAGCCGAATTGGTCCGGTTGGCGAGGAAGGAAGGGCTGACCGTTTTCAGTGCGCCGCGAATCAACCACAATGGGGAGCCGATCAGCAGCACCCGGATCCGCGGCCACCTTCTTAAGGGCGAGATTGCCGAGGCCAATGAGTTGTTGGGATATGGATACACGAGCTTCGGAAGGGTTTCCGAGGGTCGACGGTTGGGTCGGCGGCTCGGATTTCCGACCCTCAATCTTGTCTGGCGGGCGGAGCTGAATCCGACCTTCGGGGTTTATGTGGTTCGGGTCCATTCGGCGGACAGGTCGGTGGTCCGCGACGGCATCGCCAATTTCGGGCTGCGTCCAACCTTGGGATTGGATCAAGTGGAGCCCACCCTGGAGGTGCATGTGCTTGAGGATTGTCCGTGGGGACCGGGGGACGATCTTCGGGTTGAGTGGCTGGATTTTGTCCGACCGGAGAGGAAGTTTCCCGACCTGGAGGCGTTGCGGATCCAGATCAGCCGGGATATTGAGGTGGTCAGGTCGGCCCCGGCCCGAGGCGGCAGGTCTTGA
- a CDS encoding thiamine pyrophosphate-dependent enzyme codes for MASLTSPIPQELEGPREPVNRKTLKADHPTWCPGCGDFAVLSSFYRTLEQLQLPHERIVTLAGIGCSSRFPYFVNTHGGHFLHGRSIPFASGVSLGRDDLHVFVFGGDGDGFSIGGNHLDHGARKNVNLTYVIMDNFVYGLTKKQTSPTSPIGFKSKTDPTGAFDRPINPMKKLLNSGATFVARSHATQVKHMVEMYERAIKHRGFSVIEILSECVEFYPGAFDAGIPRKGGVFNLIEEKLHDGSPEDEARHDVTDEIAAFKLASMEWPGVFGVFYEKERPTKNELEANLVKHSRERAKNASDLELLEAAFARMK; via the coding sequence ATGGCATCCCTAACCTCACCCATCCCTCAGGAACTGGAAGGCCCGCGCGAACCGGTCAACCGCAAGACTCTCAAGGCTGATCACCCCACCTGGTGCCCGGGCTGCGGCGATTTCGCTGTCCTTTCCTCCTTCTACCGCACCCTCGAGCAACTGCAGCTACCCCACGAGCGCATCGTCACCCTGGCCGGCATCGGCTGCTCGTCGCGGTTCCCCTATTTCGTCAATACCCACGGAGGGCATTTCCTTCATGGCCGATCCATTCCTTTTGCGAGCGGAGTCAGCCTCGGGCGTGACGATCTTCACGTCTTCGTCTTCGGTGGCGACGGTGACGGATTTTCGATCGGCGGAAATCACCTCGATCACGGCGCCCGCAAGAATGTCAACCTGACCTACGTCATCATGGACAATTTCGTCTATGGACTGACCAAGAAGCAGACTTCCCCGACGTCACCGATCGGTTTCAAGTCGAAGACCGACCCCACCGGCGCCTTTGACCGGCCGATCAACCCGATGAAGAAACTCCTGAACAGCGGCGCCACCTTCGTCGCCCGTTCCCATGCCACTCAGGTCAAGCACATGGTCGAAATGTATGAGCGGGCCATCAAACACCGCGGGTTCTCCGTCATCGAAATCCTCTCCGAATGCGTCGAATTCTATCCGGGCGCTTTTGACGCCGGCATTCCCCGCAAGGGCGGCGTCTTCAATCTGATCGAGGAGAAACTGCACGACGGCTCTCCCGAGGACGAGGCCCGTCACGATGTCACCGACGAGATCGCCGCGTTCAAGCTGGCCAGCATGGAGTGGCCCGGAGTCTTTGGCGTCTTCTACGAAAAAGAGAGGCCGACCAAGAACGAGTTGGAGGCCAACCTCGTCAAACATTCGAGAGAGCGGGCAAAGAACGCCAGTGATCTCGAGCTGCTCGAAGCCGCCTTTGCCCGAATGAAGTGA
- a CDS encoding VanZ family protein, giving the protein MLKIRKSVHTGRRLVILGIVLAIMLFAGVRPWGYTFHNTASLQAHPPGLSFGAHGLAFTRPFVTEADVLEVNRHGLTLDLEVDMAGKPPDGFAAIAVLHNGDNASQWYLGQWQHHLVLLNGDDYDHKRRLPRISADTAKFPSGRLHLRITSDSAGSTFSVNGERIDHRPDFIQTVPVRGRLTLGNAPDGKHPWNGTLHHFALYRKSLGPDQPGSLTNPAPPNGSAPAGQPATPWLFYQFDSETATAVDRRQVPDQSGNAINLEFPLATAFLTREFLGPGTVAPFTAEITSKDGILNFFGFIPLGWIVARLIGSRTIRPGTFTVMAMTTGAGFALSFGIEFLQTWMPTRSSSLLDLVLNTVGTLAGAILACGLARRGRL; this is encoded by the coding sequence ATGCTGAAGATTCGCAAGAGCGTGCATACCGGTCGACGCCTGGTCATTCTGGGCATTGTCCTGGCCATCATGCTCTTTGCGGGTGTCCGACCGTGGGGGTATACCTTCCACAACACCGCATCCCTGCAAGCCCATCCGCCCGGGCTTTCCTTCGGCGCCCACGGTCTCGCCTTCACCCGGCCTTTTGTCACCGAAGCCGATGTCCTTGAGGTGAACCGGCACGGCCTCACTCTCGATCTGGAGGTTGACATGGCGGGGAAACCACCGGACGGATTTGCGGCCATCGCCGTCCTCCACAATGGCGACAATGCTTCCCAATGGTATCTCGGTCAATGGCAGCACCATCTCGTCCTCCTGAACGGTGACGACTACGATCACAAACGCCGCTTGCCCCGAATCTCCGCCGACACCGCGAAATTCCCGTCAGGCCGACTTCATCTTCGGATCACATCGGACTCGGCGGGATCCACCTTCTCCGTCAACGGTGAACGGATCGATCACCGGCCGGATTTCATCCAGACGGTACCAGTCCGGGGTCGCCTTACCCTGGGAAACGCTCCGGACGGAAAACACCCATGGAACGGCACACTCCATCACTTTGCGCTCTACCGGAAGAGTCTCGGTCCGGATCAGCCAGGCAGCCTAACCAATCCGGCGCCTCCGAATGGCTCCGCTCCCGCCGGCCAACCTGCGACTCCCTGGCTGTTCTACCAGTTCGATTCGGAAACGGCCACCGCGGTTGACCGTCGGCAGGTGCCCGATCAATCGGGCAACGCCATCAATCTGGAATTCCCTCTCGCAACCGCATTCCTGACCCGGGAATTCCTCGGTCCCGGAACGGTTGCTCCCTTTACCGCGGAAATCACCTCCAAAGACGGGATTCTCAATTTCTTCGGTTTCATCCCCTTGGGCTGGATCGTTGCCCGACTTATCGGATCACGAACGATCAGGCCCGGCACCTTCACCGTGATGGCGATGACCACGGGAGCCGGCTTTGCCCTCAGTTTCGGTATCGAGTTCCTTCAGACGTGGATGCCGACCCGCAGTTCGAGCCTGCTCGACCTGGTCCTGAACACCGTTGGCACCCTGGCGGGCGCCATCCTCGCATGCGGCCTCGCCCGTCGAGGCCGCCTTTGA
- a CDS encoding PAS domain S-box protein — translation MAPLIPSDDHGRDRDDRPSDSSWIEADIRLMAALRAAVNQHADLAITDREGVILHVNERFCAISGYSRDELVGRDHRIVSSGFHPKSFFRDMWDTILDGRIWKGEVCNRAKDGGLYWLDTVIVPQLGPSGQVERFVAIRTDISRLKSAESYLRALNEDLDDRVRERTAELERARAQVDGLNTQLEARVADRTRQLQSASDQFRLLFEHAPLGVSWVEFGETDVYHLNDRFCEIIGLPKDKAQDFRNIQKVTHPEDRQRQIEFQEKINRGEIDRYSLEKRYIHADGEVVWANLTVAVLRGPDGRVAQQFAIINNITKRKQAEEKLAASERRFRAYVENASEILYALTLEGRFQYVSPAWQVKLGHSIDEVIGHFYEEFVHPEDLEICRKGLSRTLAEGRSPQSVEYRILHKDGTYRWHASSGSVVRDEQGNVLYFIGVGRDVTARKQSQEELRAALERRAELERIIEKSPSVVILWQAGEGWPVEFVSKNIRHFGYEVDELLSGRVSYTSIMHPEDRERVAREVHQFARRGIRDYGQHYRLVTRSGEIRWVDDRTILRVDESGRVTHHQGIITDVTERKEAEFRELERRENDLRMAAEIQHHMLPATVPHADEIEVESLYVPSSLLGGDYFDLFPIGDRKVGVVVADVSGKGASAALVMAAFRTALRMKAVDGDRPSVVLTEVNRSIKDDMPANMFISVVYGIMDLDSSEVTLVVAGHEPVIIWRGAEGRAELVASSTLAVGLDVDGLFGELLKETPIKLAASDTLILYTDGITEALNPEDEEFGRARFLETIGGFSGGSLSDLMRSVQDRIELHCSGRLSSDDRTLLLLRRRVPVA, via the coding sequence ATGGCCCCCCTCATACCCAGCGACGATCACGGCAGGGACCGGGACGATCGCCCGTCGGACAGTTCCTGGATCGAGGCCGACATCCGTCTGATGGCCGCCCTGCGTGCGGCCGTCAACCAGCATGCCGATCTCGCGATCACGGATCGCGAGGGCGTCATCCTGCACGTGAATGAGCGTTTCTGCGCCATCTCGGGTTATTCCCGGGATGAACTGGTCGGCCGGGACCACCGTATCGTCAGTTCCGGGTTCCATCCCAAGTCCTTCTTTCGCGACATGTGGGATACGATCCTGGATGGGAGGATCTGGAAAGGTGAAGTCTGCAATCGGGCCAAGGATGGAGGACTTTATTGGCTGGATACGGTGATCGTGCCGCAACTTGGTCCTTCGGGCCAGGTGGAGCGGTTTGTCGCCATCCGGACGGACATCTCACGGCTGAAGTCAGCCGAGTCGTATCTAAGGGCGCTCAATGAGGATTTGGACGACCGGGTTCGCGAGCGAACCGCGGAACTCGAACGGGCCCGGGCACAAGTTGATGGTCTGAATACCCAGCTGGAGGCAAGAGTGGCCGATCGGACCCGCCAGCTCCAGTCGGCCAGCGATCAGTTCAGACTGCTCTTTGAGCATGCTCCGCTGGGTGTGAGCTGGGTCGAGTTTGGAGAGACCGACGTCTATCATCTCAATGACCGGTTCTGTGAGATCATCGGCCTGCCGAAAGACAAGGCCCAGGACTTCAGAAATATCCAGAAGGTCACTCATCCGGAGGACCGGCAGCGCCAGATTGAATTCCAGGAGAAGATCAATCGGGGCGAGATTGATCGTTACTCGCTCGAGAAGCGCTACATTCACGCCGATGGCGAGGTGGTCTGGGCGAATCTTACGGTCGCTGTCCTGCGGGGGCCGGACGGCCGCGTGGCCCAGCAGTTTGCCATCATCAACAACATCACCAAGCGGAAACAGGCGGAGGAGAAGCTGGCGGCCAGTGAACGGCGCTTCCGAGCCTACGTCGAGAATGCCAGTGAGATCCTCTATGCCCTGACGCTGGAGGGACGTTTTCAGTACGTCTCTCCAGCCTGGCAGGTCAAGCTGGGCCATTCCATCGACGAGGTGATCGGCCATTTCTACGAGGAGTTTGTTCATCCGGAGGATCTGGAGATCTGCCGGAAAGGCCTGTCCCGGACTCTGGCCGAAGGTCGGTCTCCGCAGAGTGTGGAGTACCGTATTCTCCACAAGGACGGGACGTATCGGTGGCACGCTTCGAGCGGCTCGGTTGTGAGGGACGAGCAGGGGAATGTTCTCTACTTCATCGGTGTGGGCCGCGATGTCACCGCGCGAAAGCAGTCGCAGGAGGAATTGAGGGCGGCTCTCGAACGCCGGGCCGAGCTCGAGCGGATCATCGAGAAATCCCCGTCCGTGGTCATTCTCTGGCAGGCCGGGGAGGGTTGGCCCGTGGAGTTCGTATCCAAGAACATCCGCCATTTCGGTTATGAGGTGGATGAGCTTCTGTCAGGACGTGTCTCCTACACCTCGATCATGCATCCCGAGGACCGGGAGCGGGTCGCGCGCGAGGTGCATCAGTTCGCTCGTCGGGGAATCCGGGACTACGGCCAGCATTACCGGCTGGTCACCCGCTCGGGCGAGATCCGCTGGGTCGATGACCGGACAATCCTGAGAGTGGACGAGTCGGGGCGGGTCACCCATCACCAGGGGATCATCACCGATGTGACCGAACGCAAGGAAGCCGAGTTTCGGGAGTTGGAGCGTCGGGAGAACGATTTGCGGATGGCGGCCGAGATCCAGCACCATATGTTGCCGGCCACCGTGCCCCATGCCGACGAGATCGAGGTGGAGTCGCTCTACGTTCCTTCCAGTCTCCTCGGAGGCGACTATTTTGATCTCTTCCCGATCGGCGACCGCAAGGTTGGAGTGGTGGTGGCTGATGTATCGGGAAAAGGTGCCTCCGCCGCGCTCGTGATGGCGGCGTTTCGCACTGCCCTGCGCATGAAGGCGGTCGACGGAGACCGTCCCTCGGTCGTTCTGACCGAGGTCAATCGGAGTATCAAGGACGACATGCCTGCGAATATGTTTATTTCGGTCGTTTACGGGATCATGGATCTTGATTCGAGCGAAGTCACCCTGGTGGTGGCCGGGCATGAACCCGTCATCATCTGGCGCGGTGCCGAGGGCCGGGCCGAGCTGGTTGCCTCGTCGACCCTGGCAGTCGGCCTCGATGTGGACGGGCTCTTCGGCGAACTGCTGAAGGAGACACCGATCAAGCTGGCCGCTTCCGACACCCTGATCCTCTACACCGATGGAATCACCGAGGCTCTCAACCCGGAGGACGAGGAGTTTGGCCGGGCCCGGTTTCTCGAGACAATCGGCGGGTTCTCCGGGGGATCACTGAGTGACCTGATGAGGTCGGTCCAGGACCGGATTGAACTTCACTGCAGCGGCCGGCTCTCGAGTGACGACCGGACATTGCTCCTCCTGCGAAGGCGGGTGCCGGTCGCCTGA
- a CDS encoding 2-oxoacid:acceptor oxidoreductase subunit alpha translates to MVSPTPPSTSGTPSPSGQPQASIEDATIRLAGNSQDGIQTIGGFLARLAGRSAQEVMTYMTIPSTISGGPSIFQVRIGSGEVLSAGDSADFLVAFYQHSYENHLSFLREGGVLLYDIDHVKPDLTDKRFVYVGVPITGQTIEAVGGAAKDKGKNIYVLGLLARIFSLDVRKLRGLLEERFGSKNEDILRNALVAFDAGYAYQVDNVLLRFFQFEPNANVDDSDQVTMDGNTALAHGLITGGVRFGSGYPITPWTTIMELLRSELPKYGGTFVQAEDELGAVSTALGFSYAGHLAVTGSSGPGLSLKMEALSWGVMAEIPLVVVNVQRGGPSTGLPTNVEQSDLLQAIYGSHGDSPRIVLAPMNVEDCFYVAVEAARYAREYSVPVIILSDQSLATRIEAFSKPDLAELYVDPTPDLTPREEGYIPYSLKEPTRHAPPGTAMKGGIYPTVTGLEHDEAGHPTANPALHMRMTVKRREKLKHLGRRLPRPEVFGDQEGDTLIIGWGSTFGPIREAVKRSRADGNVIGHLHLRHIHPLPNGLERIFSRFRQIFVVEMNDEGLYGFGQMATILRARYANSAIRSITKTDGLPFKVREIREGISRLKGEASASVSAYPTN, encoded by the coding sequence ATGGTTTCACCCACCCCTCCATCGACTTCCGGCACGCCGTCCCCAAGTGGCCAGCCCCAGGCTTCCATCGAGGACGCGACCATCCGCCTGGCCGGAAACTCCCAGGACGGCATCCAGACCATCGGCGGGTTCCTTGCCCGACTGGCCGGACGCAGTGCCCAGGAGGTCATGACCTACATGACGATCCCGTCGACCATCTCGGGCGGACCGTCCATCTTTCAGGTTCGAATCGGCTCCGGAGAGGTCCTCTCGGCTGGAGACTCCGCCGATTTCCTCGTCGCCTTCTACCAGCACAGCTACGAGAACCATCTTTCATTCCTCCGGGAAGGCGGCGTCCTGCTCTACGATATCGATCATGTGAAACCGGATCTGACGGACAAGAGGTTCGTCTACGTGGGTGTCCCCATCACCGGCCAGACGATCGAGGCGGTCGGCGGCGCGGCCAAGGACAAGGGCAAGAACATCTACGTGCTGGGCCTCCTGGCACGAATCTTCAGTCTCGATGTCCGCAAACTTCGCGGACTGCTGGAGGAACGATTCGGTTCCAAGAATGAGGATATCCTGAGAAATGCCCTCGTCGCCTTCGACGCCGGTTATGCCTACCAGGTCGACAACGTTCTCCTTCGTTTCTTCCAGTTCGAACCCAATGCCAACGTCGATGATTCCGATCAGGTGACGATGGACGGCAACACGGCACTCGCCCACGGCCTCATCACCGGGGGCGTCCGTTTCGGTTCCGGATACCCGATCACGCCATGGACCACCATCATGGAACTCCTCCGTTCGGAATTGCCGAAATACGGAGGTACTTTTGTCCAGGCTGAGGACGAGCTCGGAGCCGTCTCCACCGCCCTGGGATTCTCCTATGCCGGACACCTTGCCGTCACCGGCAGTTCGGGGCCGGGTCTCTCATTGAAAATGGAGGCGCTCAGTTGGGGCGTCATGGCCGAGATCCCGCTCGTCGTGGTCAATGTCCAGCGTGGAGGACCCAGCACCGGCCTGCCGACCAATGTGGAGCAGAGCGACCTGCTTCAGGCCATCTACGGCAGTCACGGAGACTCTCCGCGGATCGTTCTCGCCCCCATGAATGTCGAGGATTGCTTCTATGTTGCTGTCGAAGCGGCCCGCTATGCCCGGGAATACAGCGTCCCCGTCATCATTCTTTCCGACCAGTCCCTGGCGACCCGGATTGAGGCTTTCTCCAAGCCGGACCTGGCTGAGCTCTATGTCGATCCCACCCCGGATCTGACCCCGAGGGAAGAAGGCTATATCCCCTATTCCCTGAAGGAACCGACGCGCCACGCCCCGCCCGGCACCGCCATGAAGGGGGGGATTTATCCGACCGTGACCGGCCTTGAGCACGATGAAGCCGGGCATCCCACCGCCAATCCCGCCCTTCATATGCGGATGACGGTGAAGCGCCGGGAAAAGCTCAAGCATCTCGGCCGGCGTCTTCCCCGCCCGGAGGTCTTCGGCGATCAGGAAGGAGACACCCTGATCATCGGTTGGGGCTCCACTTTCGGTCCCATACGTGAAGCCGTCAAACGCTCCCGGGCGGACGGCAACGTGATCGGCCACCTGCATCTTCGTCACATCCACCCCCTGCCCAATGGCCTCGAGCGGATCTTCAGCCGCTTCCGTCAGATCTTCGTCGTCGAAATGAATGACGAAGGTCTCTACGGATTCGGTCAAATGGCGACCATTCTCCGCGCCCGGTATGCCAACAGTGCCATCCGGAGCATCACCAAGACCGACGGCCTTCCTTTCAAGGTCCGCGAGATCCGCGAAGGCATCAGCCGCCTCAAGGGCGAAGCCTCCGCCTCGGTCAGCGCCTACCCGACAAATTGA
- a CDS encoding NAD(+)/NADH kinase, giving the protein MKPIKNLAMVANREKPGALELAHELELIASACGTTTRFTAEFPIPEGFLDSVDACCVIGGDGTLLSVVQESARKQVPLIGVNRGSLGFLTTLSAAEARTGFRSILGGAYRVVQRALLEGSTGPDLTAVALNDVLIKDVINSRIVHLEVQADGELVTDYYCDGLIFSTPTGSTAYNLSAGGPLIHPGSSVIAMTPICPHTLSNRTIIFRDNVVLQVTNCLPESELLVALDGQRNLITSRSYPVQIRLSELTVPLALTLDHSYFAVLRSKLKWSGGYMERGRRRS; this is encoded by the coding sequence ATGAAGCCGATCAAGAATCTGGCGATGGTGGCCAATCGGGAAAAGCCCGGGGCCCTCGAGTTGGCTCATGAGCTTGAGTTGATTGCCTCCGCTTGCGGGACCACCACCCGGTTCACGGCAGAGTTTCCCATCCCCGAGGGCTTTCTGGATTCGGTGGATGCCTGCTGCGTGATCGGTGGAGACGGAACCCTGCTCAGCGTGGTCCAGGAATCGGCACGCAAACAGGTTCCTCTGATCGGAGTCAATCGCGGCAGTCTCGGCTTCCTCACCACGCTGTCGGCTGCAGAGGCCCGAACGGGTTTCCGCAGCATCCTTGGTGGCGCCTACCGGGTGGTCCAACGTGCCCTTCTCGAGGGGTCAACCGGACCCGATTTGACGGCCGTGGCCTTGAACGACGTCTTGATCAAGGATGTCATCAACTCGCGGATTGTCCATCTTGAGGTTCAGGCCGACGGTGAACTGGTAACCGATTACTACTGCGACGGGTTGATCTTTTCGACCCCAACGGGATCAACCGCCTACAACCTGTCGGCAGGCGGGCCTCTCATCCATCCGGGGTCGTCGGTCATCGCGATGACCCCGATTTGCCCGCATACTCTGAGCAACCGGACGATCATTTTCCGCGATAATGTGGTCCTTCAGGTGACCAACTGCCTCCCGGAGTCCGAGTTGCTGGTGGCCTTGGATGGACAGCGCAATCTGATCACGAGCCGATCCTATCCGGTGCAGATCCGGCTTTCTGAACTGACCGTCCCGCTTGCGCTGACGCTCGACCACTCCTATTTCGCGGTTTTGCGCTCGAAGCTGAAGTGGAGCGGCGGGTATATGGAACGGGGACGTCGCCGTTCCTGA
- a CDS encoding TlyA family RNA methyltransferase encodes MATERKRLDQIVVDRGWSESRSQAKAMIMAGRVWQGTERMTKAGAMIPVDAELRFEGGPRFVGRGAEKLEAFLDRFGIKVAGLCSLDVGASTGGFTDCLLQRGVVEATCIDVGRAQLHPRILNDPRVTNLERVNARHLKPGDLPRDAYSVIVIDVSFISLRSILPPVWAFLEPGGILVALVKPQFEAGRDAVSRGRGVIRDVRLRRKIFGSIREMALADLPAAVLVGEMESPLEGADGNREGLLGLRKAAATQGVE; translated from the coding sequence ATGGCGACCGAGAGAAAGCGCCTGGATCAGATCGTGGTCGATCGGGGCTGGTCTGAGTCTCGATCGCAGGCCAAGGCCATGATCATGGCGGGTCGGGTCTGGCAGGGGACCGAGCGGATGACCAAGGCCGGAGCGATGATTCCGGTCGATGCGGAACTGCGGTTTGAGGGAGGGCCGCGCTTCGTCGGTCGGGGGGCGGAAAAACTGGAGGCCTTTCTCGATCGCTTCGGGATCAAGGTTGCCGGATTGTGCTCTCTCGACGTCGGGGCTTCAACGGGAGGTTTTACCGATTGCCTGCTCCAGCGGGGGGTGGTTGAGGCAACCTGCATCGATGTCGGACGGGCACAGCTTCACCCCAGGATTCTGAATGATCCACGGGTGACGAACCTTGAACGTGTCAATGCCCGCCACCTGAAACCGGGTGATCTTCCCCGCGACGCGTATTCGGTCATTGTGATCGATGTCTCCTTCATTTCACTCCGATCAATTCTCCCGCCGGTCTGGGCCTTCCTCGAGCCGGGCGGCATCCTGGTCGCGTTGGTCAAACCGCAGTTCGAAGCGGGACGCGACGCGGTCAGCCGGGGGCGCGGAGTGATCCGTGATGTCAGGCTCCGTCGAAAGATCTTCGGTTCGATTCGGGAGATGGCCCTGGCGGATCTGCCCGCAGCGGTTCTGGTCGGTGAGATGGAGTCTCCGCTGGAAGGTGCCGATGGGAATCGGGAAGGCTTGCTCGGCCTGCGAAAAGCGGCAGCCACCCAGGGAGTGGAATAA
- the truB gene encoding tRNA pseudouridine(55) synthase TruB, with protein sequence MNDKSGYEGVLLVDKPTGVTSHDVVARARRIFRMKKIGHAGTLDPMATGLLILLIGRATRLSQYLMSLDKVYEGSITLGVTTNSHDADGEVLSTRPVPDLDEETMRAHLQSFVGDQYQTPPMFSAIKKDGVPLYKLARKGKEIEREPRFVRVSAFELLRMETPVLEVRVKCSKGTYVRTLAHDLGEKIGCGAHLSALRRTASDRFRIEQAHTIAELDVMTPEALADVLIPIHVAAPTMVL encoded by the coding sequence ATGAACGACAAATCCGGATACGAAGGGGTCCTCCTGGTGGACAAGCCGACCGGGGTCACTTCCCACGATGTGGTCGCACGGGCGAGGCGGATCTTCAGGATGAAGAAGATCGGTCATGCCGGCACTCTCGATCCGATGGCGACCGGCCTTCTCATTCTCCTGATCGGGCGGGCCACCCGTCTGTCCCAATATCTGATGAGCCTGGACAAGGTCTATGAGGGGTCGATCACCCTCGGTGTGACCACGAACAGCCATGACGCCGACGGGGAGGTCCTGTCGACCCGACCGGTTCCGGATCTCGACGAGGAGACGATGAGGGCACATCTCCAGTCATTTGTGGGTGATCAGTACCAGACGCCGCCGATGTTCTCGGCGATCAAGAAGGATGGGGTCCCTCTCTACAAGCTGGCCCGCAAGGGCAAGGAGATCGAGCGGGAGCCGCGTTTTGTCCGGGTCTCAGCCTTCGAACTCCTTCGGATGGAGACACCGGTCCTGGAGGTCAGGGTCAAATGCAGCAAGGGCACCTATGTGCGGACGCTGGCCCATGACCTGGGTGAGAAGATCGGTTGTGGCGCTCATCTTTCCGCCCTCCGCCGGACCGCTTCCGACCGGTTCCGGATCGAGCAGGCCCACACCATCGCCGAACTCGACGTGATGACTCCGGAAGCCCTGGCCGATGTGCTGATCCCGATCCATGTGGCGGCACCGACCATGGTTCTGTGA
- a CDS encoding bifunctional oligoribonuclease/PAP phosphatase NrnA: protein MMNERHLFYPDLFEPFARLLDLLKRGPVVVFGHARPDGDCIGSQVALCRVLRTQGVDAVCVNPDPVPRRLEFLVGDTPFLQVDAFTPSGHRAVFVDCADHKRSGALVKQLFPMPLGNIDHHVSNTRYAELSLIDDHSAATGEILTGLFLDAGLPIDPLSALGLYVGIATDTGQFCYPSTSRRVFELSGRLLELGARPADATAELYEKESFAKLELLGHFLESFRLECDGRVCVGVLDEEAFRRSGATDEDTEGLVDYARSIEGVDVGVLIEDRPKGIKGSLRSKDPIVRVDRVAKQFSGGGHACAAGLNTTGPFEVFYPRLISAIGELLMDVDAGRKATP from the coding sequence ATGATGAACGAGCGCCACCTTTTCTATCCCGACCTTTTCGAGCCATTCGCCCGATTGTTGGACCTGCTGAAACGCGGTCCGGTCGTCGTATTCGGGCACGCCCGGCCGGATGGTGACTGCATCGGCTCCCAGGTGGCTCTCTGTCGGGTGCTGAGAACGCAGGGGGTTGACGCTGTCTGCGTCAATCCCGATCCGGTGCCGCGGCGTCTCGAGTTCCTGGTCGGAGACACCCCGTTTCTGCAGGTGGATGCCTTCACGCCCTCCGGACACCGGGCTGTATTCGTCGACTGCGCCGACCACAAGCGCTCAGGCGCCCTGGTCAAGCAGCTCTTTCCCATGCCGCTCGGGAATATCGATCATCACGTGTCCAATACGCGCTATGCGGAACTGAGCCTGATTGACGATCACTCGGCCGCGACCGGCGAAATCCTGACCGGCCTGTTTCTGGACGCCGGCCTGCCCATCGACCCCCTCTCCGCGCTGGGACTCTACGTCGGCATCGCCACCGACACCGGCCAATTCTGCTATCCCTCGACCTCCCGCCGGGTTTTTGAGCTGAGCGGTCGGCTTCTCGAACTGGGCGCACGCCCGGCGGATGCCACCGCTGAACTCTACGAAAAGGAGTCATTTGCGAAGTTGGAACTCCTTGGCCACTTTCTGGAGTCCTTCCGACTTGAGTGCGACGGCCGGGTCTGTGTCGGCGTTCTCGACGAAGAGGCGTTTCGCCGTTCCGGAGCGACCGACGAAGACACGGAAGGCCTGGTCGACTACGCGCGCTCAATCGAGGGAGTCGATGTGGGTGTGCTCATTGAGGACCGGCCAAAGGGAATCAAGGGGAGTCTCCGGAGCAAGGATCCGATCGTCCGAGTCGACCGGGTGGCCAAGCAGTTCTCGGGTGGCGGGCATGCCTGTGCCGCTGGGTTGAATACGACGGGCCCTTTCGAGGTTTTCTATCCGCGCCTGATTTCTGCGATCGGCGAACTCCTGATGGATGTCGATGCCGGACGAAAGGCGACCCCATGA